In Exiguobacterium sibiricum 7-3, a genomic segment contains:
- a CDS encoding ABC transporter permease/substrate-binding protein, with product MNGFLDYVQNNTGQIFDLLLEHLQLTVFAVVIAVVLGIPIGILITRYQRFAKPVLALTSVVQAVPSLALLGFLIPFIGIGSTPAIIMVVLYSLLPIVKNTYTGLSSIPGDMLEAAKGIGLTERQVLGKVQIPLALPIMMAGIRISAVTAVGLMTISAFIGAGGLGYLVFSGIQTVDNNQILAGAIPAGILALAIDFIVSRIEYSVAPNGIQLADGRIKNKARKRRKAMTAGKKIAIVSIIFLLIGGTVAYSFLKTDKIVIGSKNFTEQLILGNMLADLIEDKTDLEVERQLNLGGTKVAYGALETGEIDAYVEYTGTLLIDVLKQDVETDPKAVYEKVSKMIPEKSQVDVLDSIGFNNTYALAMTKEDIEKYDLKTVSDMAAVSNRLILGSTIEFANREDGYLGLKEKYPDMKFKDVQPVDGGLRYTALTNGKTNVIDSFSTDGLLKKFDLTVLEDDKEFFPPYYAVPIVRQETLEEHPELKEVLNLLKDKITDEKMQELNFKADVEKERPEDVARDFLIEEGLIKK from the coding sequence ATGAATGGATTTTTAGATTATGTGCAGAACAATACCGGTCAGATTTTTGACTTATTACTCGAACACTTACAGTTAACTGTGTTTGCCGTCGTCATTGCGGTCGTTCTCGGTATTCCAATCGGTATTCTGATTACACGGTATCAACGGTTTGCAAAACCCGTACTTGCCTTGACGAGTGTCGTCCAAGCCGTCCCTAGCCTTGCTTTACTTGGATTCTTGATTCCATTTATCGGGATTGGATCAACACCAGCCATTATCATGGTTGTCTTGTATTCCTTACTCCCGATTGTCAAAAATACGTACACAGGTTTATCAAGTATTCCAGGAGATATGTTGGAAGCTGCAAAAGGGATTGGATTGACCGAACGACAAGTTTTAGGAAAGGTACAGATTCCGCTTGCGTTACCGATCATGATGGCTGGAATTCGGATTTCTGCCGTGACGGCTGTTGGTCTGATGACAATTTCCGCCTTCATCGGTGCCGGTGGACTTGGTTATCTCGTTTTCTCAGGTATCCAGACCGTCGATAATAACCAAATCCTTGCCGGAGCGATTCCTGCAGGTATCTTAGCCCTTGCGATCGATTTCATCGTCAGTCGAATTGAATATTCTGTCGCACCAAACGGAATTCAACTGGCAGACGGTCGGATTAAAAATAAAGCGCGTAAACGCCGAAAAGCGATGACGGCCGGAAAGAAAATTGCGATTGTGAGTATCATTTTCCTGTTGATTGGCGGAACTGTCGCGTACTCGTTCTTAAAAACGGATAAAATCGTCATCGGTTCAAAAAACTTTACGGAACAATTGATTTTAGGAAATATGTTAGCTGATTTAATTGAAGACAAAACCGATTTAGAAGTTGAACGTCAACTCAATCTCGGTGGAACGAAAGTTGCCTACGGCGCTTTAGAAACGGGTGAGATCGATGCCTACGTCGAGTATACAGGCACGTTATTGATCGATGTCTTGAAACAAGATGTCGAGACCGATCCGAAAGCCGTTTATGAAAAGGTCAGCAAAATGATTCCTGAGAAAAGTCAAGTCGATGTTCTCGATTCAATTGGTTTTAATAACACGTATGCGTTAGCAATGACAAAAGAAGATATTGAAAAGTACGACTTAAAAACGGTATCCGATATGGCAGCGGTCAGTAATCGTCTTATTCTCGGATCAACGATTGAATTCGCGAACCGCGAAGATGGATACCTCGGATTGAAAGAGAAATATCCTGATATGAAATTCAAAGATGTTCAGCCTGTCGATGGTGGACTTCGTTATACTGCATTGACAAATGGAAAAACGAATGTCATCGATAGTTTCTCGACAGACGGCTTGTTAAAGAAGTTTGATTTGACGGTCCTAGAGGATGATAAAGAGTTTTTCCCACCGTACTATGCAGTCCCGATTGTGCGTCAAGAAACACTGGAAGAACATCCGGAACTGAAGGAAGTCTTGAATCTGTTGAAGGATAAAATCACAGATGAAAAGATGCAAGAATTGAACTTTAAAGCGGATGTCGAAAAAGAACGTCCGGAAGATGTGGCACGTGACTTCTTGATTGAAGAAGGATTAATTAAAAAGTAA
- a CDS encoding gamma carbonic anhydrase family protein, whose amino-acid sequence MKYRVGQLVPNVDPSVYIADGAKVIGEVEIGKDSTVWFNTVIRGDEGPIKIGERVNIQDGSMIHQYEGYPTIIEDDVTIGHMAMIHGGIIRQGALIGMSATILDEAEIGQGAFVAAGSLVPPKMVIPPNSMVMGVPAKVVREINDHDRFIMERTIRKYVKRGQQYTADCTPLEEDLTTM is encoded by the coding sequence ATGAAATATCGTGTAGGTCAATTGGTTCCAAACGTGGATCCGAGCGTCTATATTGCGGACGGCGCCAAAGTCATCGGAGAAGTCGAAATCGGCAAGGATTCGACCGTCTGGTTCAACACGGTCATCCGCGGAGACGAAGGTCCGATTAAAATCGGCGAACGTGTCAATATTCAGGATGGATCAATGATTCATCAGTATGAAGGTTATCCGACCATCATTGAAGATGATGTCACGATTGGACATATGGCGATGATTCACGGGGGAATTATTCGCCAAGGCGCCTTGATCGGGATGTCGGCGACCATTCTTGATGAAGCCGAAATTGGACAAGGTGCATTTGTCGCAGCCGGAAGTCTCGTCCCACCTAAAATGGTTATTCCTCCAAACTCGATGGTCATGGGCGTTCCGGCAAAAGTCGTTCGTGAGATCAATGATCATGACCGGTTCATCATGGAGCGGACCATTCGGAAATATGTCAAACGTGGTCAACAGTATACTGCCGATTGCACGCCACTCGAAGAAGATTTGACGACAATGTGA
- a CDS encoding ABC transporter ATP-binding protein: MIEFKNVGKQFKDNVVLKGLTLEIKEGELVVFIGPSGCGKTTSLKMINRLIEPSSGTILVNGKDIMKTDTIELRRHMGYVIQQTGLFPHMTVRENIQLIAGLEGKDHDQMDVRTEELLQMVGLDPKQFIDRYPSELSGGQQQRVGFARALMNDPDVILMDEPFSALDPVTRNDLQEELFNLQEEVKKTIVFVTHDMDEAIKLADRICIMRDGEIVQFDTPEEILRHPKDEYVESFIGKNKIWSSPAFIKAEDIMIEDPVSISGKRTLLQGIEIMRGRKVDSLLITDRDRILQGIVKLKNIQTAPDKGVRIEDVMEGELVAVDEQDSLLDVLEVMNHEETGYLPVTNKLGQLRGLITRSSLLSVLSEQFIQEEEVQ, encoded by the coding sequence ATGATTGAATTTAAAAACGTCGGGAAGCAATTTAAAGACAACGTTGTCTTAAAAGGCTTGACTCTCGAAATCAAAGAGGGCGAGCTGGTTGTATTCATCGGACCGAGTGGATGTGGAAAAACAACATCCTTAAAAATGATCAATCGTTTGATTGAACCCTCGTCAGGAACGATTTTAGTCAATGGAAAGGACATCATGAAGACGGATACGATTGAATTACGTCGTCATATGGGATACGTCATCCAACAGACCGGTCTCTTTCCGCACATGACTGTACGAGAGAATATTCAATTGATTGCCGGGCTTGAAGGAAAAGACCACGATCAGATGGATGTTCGAACGGAAGAGTTGCTGCAAATGGTCGGCCTTGATCCAAAACAATTCATTGACCGTTACCCGAGTGAACTCAGTGGTGGACAACAGCAACGCGTCGGTTTTGCCCGAGCCTTGATGAATGATCCGGACGTCATCCTAATGGATGAACCGTTCAGTGCGCTTGACCCCGTCACACGAAATGACCTCCAAGAAGAATTATTCAACCTCCAGGAAGAAGTCAAGAAAACGATTGTTTTCGTCACCCATGATATGGATGAAGCGATTAAACTAGCGGATCGAATTTGTATCATGCGCGATGGAGAAATCGTTCAGTTTGATACACCGGAAGAAATCTTACGGCATCCGAAAGATGAATACGTCGAATCCTTTATTGGGAAAAATAAGATTTGGAGCAGTCCGGCGTTCATTAAAGCAGAGGACATCATGATTGAAGATCCTGTTTCCATCAGTGGGAAACGGACCCTGCTGCAAGGGATTGAAATCATGCGGGGCCGAAAAGTCGACAGCCTGTTGATCACAGATCGTGATCGCATCCTCCAGGGAATCGTCAAACTGAAGAATATTCAAACGGCGCCTGACAAAGGGGTACGGATTGAAGACGTCATGGAAGGTGAACTCGTCGCCGTCGATGAACAAGACTCGTTGCTTGATGTACTTGAAGTCATGAACCATGAAGAAACAGGTTATTTACCCGTTACCAACAAATTGGGTCAATTACGTGGATTAATTACAAGAAGTAGCTTACTTTCCGTCTTGAGTGAGCAGTTCATTCAGGAGGAGGAAGTACAATGA
- a CDS encoding LysM peptidoglycan-binding domain-containing protein, translating to MHSKWIRIIMIMLMSLFPFFSYGLTADAASSTFVTKGSTTSKVVALTFDDGSDGGNITKILSILKSKNVKATFFLTGAGANNHPQLIKNIATATPTHQIGNHSYTHPDFTKLTAAQMTSELSKTETLIKSLTGRTTKPIFRAPFGASNSTVLAAVGNAGYTKTIQWNIDTTDWKGISSTAILARVVPNVVPGSIVLMHTGVGAPGTPVALPSMISQLKAKGYKFVTISELLKLPPSGSKTYTVKSGDTLYKIASLYNVTVAALAKANNITNYNLITVGQVLVIPGTTPPPTTTVTYTVKAGDTLYSIATKYGVTVTALASANKITNVNLISVGQVLVIPK from the coding sequence ATGCACAGCAAGTGGATTCGGATCATCATGATTATGTTAATGTCGCTTTTTCCTTTCTTCAGTTATGGTTTGACAGCAGATGCAGCGAGTTCGACATTTGTCACGAAAGGATCGACGACAAGCAAAGTCGTCGCACTGACGTTTGATGACGGTTCAGATGGTGGCAATATCACGAAGATTCTCAGCATCTTGAAAAGTAAAAACGTCAAGGCAACCTTCTTCCTGACCGGTGCAGGTGCGAACAATCACCCTCAACTGATTAAAAACATTGCAACCGCCACCCCGACGCATCAAATCGGGAACCACTCATACACGCACCCCGATTTCACGAAATTAACCGCAGCTCAAATGACAAGCGAACTGTCCAAAACCGAGACATTGATCAAATCCCTGACCGGTCGGACGACTAAACCGATTTTCCGCGCACCGTTTGGCGCCAGTAACAGCACTGTCCTTGCCGCCGTCGGCAATGCCGGATATACAAAAACGATTCAATGGAACATCGATACGACCGACTGGAAAGGCATCAGTTCAACGGCCATTTTGGCGCGTGTCGTGCCGAACGTCGTACCGGGTTCCATCGTCTTGATGCACACCGGTGTAGGAGCACCGGGTACTCCTGTCGCTCTTCCCTCGATGATTTCGCAACTCAAAGCCAAAGGATATAAATTCGTCACGATCTCCGAATTACTGAAATTGCCTCCAAGCGGCAGTAAAACGTATACGGTTAAATCGGGCGATACCCTTTATAAAATCGCGAGCCTCTACAATGTCACAGTTGCCGCTCTCGCTAAAGCTAACAACATCACGAACTACAATCTGATCACTGTCGGGCAAGTCCTTGTCATCCCGGGGACAACCCCACCTCCAACCACTACCGTCACCTATACTGTCAAAGCCGGTGACACGTTATATTCCATTGCAACGAAGTATGGCGTGACTGTCACGGCTCTTGCCAGTGCCAACAAAATCACCAATGTCAATTTGATTTCGGTGGGACAAGTCCTTGTCATTCCGAAATAA